In one Chiloscyllium punctatum isolate Juve2018m chromosome 17, sChiPun1.3, whole genome shotgun sequence genomic region, the following are encoded:
- the mlec gene encoding malectin isoform X1 produces the protein MRLPIFRSVPEDQVLYQTERYNEETFGYDIPIKEEGDYVLVLKFAEVYFAQSQQKVFDVRLNGQHVVVKDLDIFEKVGHSTAHDELVSFTIRKGKLSVQGEVSTFNGKLLVEFVKGYYDNPKVCAICIVKGTVEDVPKLLPHPGLEKKEEEEEEDDYEDGNEKKTLSKKKVKSGPRTPDPYASDNSSLMFPILVAFGVFIPTLFCLCRL, from the exons ATGAGATTGCCAATTTTTCGGTCAGTGCCCGAAGATCAAGTTTTGTATCAAACTGAGCGCTACAATGAAGAAACCTTTGGATACGATATTCCAATTAAAGAGGAAGGCGACTATGTGCTGGTTCTGAAGTTTGCTGAAGTGTACTTTGCCCAGTCTCAACAGAAG GTCTTTGATGTGAGATTAAATGGACAGCATGTAGTAGTGAAAGATCTTGATATATTTGAAAAAGTGGGACACAGCACAGCGCATGATGAACTGGTGTCTTTCACAATTAGAAAAGGAAAACTCAGCGTTCAAGGAGAGGTGTCTACATTTAATGGGAAACTACTTGTAGAATTTGTCAAG GGTTACTATGACAACCCAAAAGTCTGTGCTATATGCATCGTAAAGGGAACAGTGGAGG ATGTTCCCAAACTTCTGCCTCATCCTGGTctagaaaaaaaagaagaggaggaagaagaaGATGATTATGAGGATGGTAATGAGAAGAAGACATTAAGCAAAAAGAAGGTGAAGTCGGGACCTCGAACACCAGACCCGTATGCCTCCGACAACAGCAGCCTAATGTTTCCCATTTTAGTTGCCTTTGGGGTCTTCATTCCCACCTTGTTTTGTCTCTGTCGGTTATGA